In Alkalihalobacterium alkalinitrilicum, a genomic segment contains:
- a CDS encoding 5-formyltetrahydrofolate cyclo-ligase, whose product MKRKKELRSLVKEKLNEMTEEEYMHNSKMIQEHLCSTVSWKNANTIAITISRGKEVDTYKIIKKAWQDGKNVVVPRTYPELSTMVFFKITDFNELENTYFQLKEPKENVCLPYECEKIDLIIVPGVAFDREGNRLGYGGGYYDRYLVNYLGQTCAIAFEKQLVTRVPVELFDIPVQMIITEDSVFKC is encoded by the coding sequence ATGAAACGGAAAAAAGAATTGCGATCCCTAGTAAAAGAAAAGTTAAATGAGATGACTGAAGAAGAATACATGCATAATAGTAAAATGATACAAGAACATTTATGTTCAACTGTCTCTTGGAAAAATGCGAATACTATAGCGATTACCATCTCCAGAGGTAAAGAAGTGGATACATATAAAATTATTAAAAAAGCATGGCAAGACGGAAAAAACGTTGTTGTTCCAAGGACTTATCCAGAATTGAGTACCATGGTTTTCTTCAAAATAACAGACTTTAATGAACTTGAAAATACTTATTTTCAACTAAAAGAACCTAAGGAAAATGTATGTTTACCCTATGAGTGTGAGAAGATTGATTTGATTATCGTTCCTGGAGTAGCTTTTGATAGGGAGGGTAATCGATTAGGGTATGGTGGAGGATATTATGATCGGTATTTAGTTAATTATCTTGGGCAAACATGTGCAATTGCTTTTGAGAAACAGCTGGTCACAAGGGTACCAGTAGAATTATTTGATATTCCTGTTCAGATGATTATAACTGAAGATTCTGTGTTTAAGTGTTGA
- the rpmG gene encoding 50S ribosomal protein L33, with protein sequence MRVQVTLACTETGDRNYITTKNKRENPERIELKKYSPRLKKHTLHRETK encoded by the coding sequence ATGCGCGTACAAGTAACTTTAGCTTGCACTGAAACTGGTGATCGTAACTACATCACTACTAAAAATAAACGCGAAAACCCTGAGCGTATTGAGCTAAAAAAATATAGCCCAAGACTTAAGAAACACACTTTACATCGTGAAACGAAGTAA
- a CDS encoding glycoside hydrolase family 15 protein, which translates to MPRELVVGNGKLLVNIDKDLQVRDIYFPYVGHQNHVQGHPNRIGVWIDHSFFWLSSDQWTIQTDYHNDSLVTNSQAVLPEQQIAIRVEEGVHQREMVFIRKFSVENLSNEHREIKLFFHQDLAIYENEVGDTAFFSPKDRTMIHYKRNQYFLFNGCFEEEGIKQYTTGVKRFHSQEGTFRDAEDGKLHFNPIAQGSVDSTFSLEGTLPPKVTKEAFYWMTVGKSLKEVQALNEYVIETGIQRTLNKVHMYWKSWVNKGEVLMANFSPEMINLYKRSLLVIRTQTNENGYIMAANDSDILQYNQDHYSYMWPRDGALIAQAMVKAGYHGMVRNFFRRCSEVLSDEGYLYHKYNPDGSIGSSWHPLIGENGEEQLPIQEDETALVLWAFWEDYAATGDIEFAQSLYRPLVFPSAEFLLRFIDEELNLPSPSYDLWEERRGIFTFTASSVYGGLLAASRFAHLLGEEESAERYELGAKRIKEGMEEFLFDKDNGTFFRGIYKDETTGEIKKDQTPESSLYGLFAFGMYDAKDERVKKTMNIISERLRVKTDVGGYARYENDTYFKQSENLEEIPGNPWIICTLWVAKWHILQAESLADLKPAYEIFQWVCGHALSSGLLAEQIHPYTGEPLSVAPLTWSHATFVDVINDYNQAFQRLSLKV; encoded by the coding sequence GTGCCTAGGGAACTCGTAGTAGGAAACGGTAAACTACTCGTTAATATCGATAAGGATCTTCAAGTAAGAGATATATACTTTCCATATGTCGGTCATCAAAACCATGTCCAAGGCCACCCAAATCGGATTGGGGTCTGGATTGATCATTCCTTTTTCTGGTTGAGTTCAGATCAATGGACGATCCAAACCGATTACCATAATGATTCACTTGTCACTAATAGTCAAGCTGTATTACCAGAACAACAAATTGCGATTCGAGTAGAAGAGGGAGTACACCAACGTGAAATGGTGTTTATTCGTAAGTTTTCAGTAGAGAATTTATCCAATGAACACCGTGAAATTAAATTGTTTTTTCATCAAGATCTTGCTATTTACGAGAATGAAGTAGGAGATACTGCTTTTTTTTCACCTAAAGACCGCACGATGATTCATTATAAAAGAAATCAGTACTTTTTATTTAATGGTTGCTTTGAAGAGGAAGGAATTAAGCAATATACAACAGGGGTCAAACGTTTTCACTCTCAAGAAGGGACTTTTCGAGATGCGGAAGATGGAAAACTTCATTTTAACCCCATCGCACAAGGCTCGGTCGATAGTACTTTTTCGTTAGAAGGAACACTCCCACCAAAGGTTACGAAAGAAGCTTTTTATTGGATGACAGTTGGTAAGTCCTTAAAAGAAGTACAAGCTTTAAATGAGTACGTAATTGAAACGGGGATTCAAAGAACATTAAACAAAGTTCATATGTATTGGAAAAGTTGGGTCAACAAAGGGGAAGTGTTGATGGCTAATTTTTCTCCAGAGATGATTAATTTATATAAACGAAGTCTTCTTGTCATTCGGACACAAACCAATGAAAATGGATATATTATGGCTGCAAATGATTCGGATATCTTGCAATATAACCAAGACCACTATAGTTATATGTGGCCAAGAGATGGGGCTTTAATCGCACAAGCGATGGTTAAAGCGGGTTACCATGGGATGGTTCGAAATTTTTTTAGGCGATGTAGTGAAGTGTTATCAGATGAAGGATATTTGTATCATAAATACAATCCTGATGGTTCAATTGGTTCAAGTTGGCACCCTCTTATTGGGGAAAATGGAGAAGAACAATTGCCAATACAAGAAGATGAAACGGCCCTTGTATTGTGGGCATTTTGGGAAGATTATGCTGCTACGGGAGATATTGAATTTGCGCAATCACTCTACCGTCCTCTTGTTTTTCCAAGTGCTGAATTTTTGTTGCGATTTATTGATGAAGAATTAAATTTACCTTCACCATCCTATGATTTATGGGAAGAACGTCGAGGCATCTTTACATTTACAGCTAGTTCCGTCTACGGTGGTTTGCTTGCAGCTTCTCGCTTTGCTCATCTTTTAGGTGAAGAAGAGAGTGCTGAACGTTATGAACTAGGTGCGAAGCGAATAAAAGAAGGAATGGAAGAATTTCTTTTTGATAAAGATAACGGGACATTTTTTCGGGGGATATATAAAGATGAAACGACGGGGGAGATTAAAAAAGATCAGACTCCTGAAAGTAGTCTTTATGGTCTATTTGCCTTCGGAATGTATGATGCAAAGGATGAGAGAGTGAAGAAGACCATGAATATTATTAGCGAGAGGTTAAGGGTAAAAACAGACGTAGGCGGATATGCTCGATATGAGAATGATACATACTTTAAACAATCCGAAAATTTAGAGGAAATTCCTGGTAATCCATGGATTATTTGTACGTTGTGGGTCGCCAAATGGCATATTCTTCAAGCGGAGAGCCTAGCTGATCTTAAGCCAGCTTATGAAATATTCCAATGGGTTTGTGGACATGCGCTCAGTAGTGGGTTACTCGCTGAGCAAATTCACCCTTATACAGGGGAACCGCTATCCGTTGCACCGCTTACGTGGTCGCATGCTACATTTGTGGATGTCATAAATGACTACAATCAAGCGTTTCAAAGATTATCCCTAAAAGTGTAA
- a CDS encoding peptidoglycan D,D-transpeptidase FtsI family protein, whose product MTNQKKKKNHVPARLNLLFFAVFILFSALILRLGVVQIVQGEDFTRELERTSNVTTRIDAPRGLMYDRYGNIVVDNELELSLTYTQPPRPSEREKLEVAQKLSHLIELETSNITERDMKDFWILTRREQALDKVSVDERKSLDNSEEYELTLKRITDEDFSEITEEEKKVLAIKREMDRGYALAPQRIKQGITTEEAHSIIEHLAELPGVDILPDATRKYVYENTFKSFFGRTGSIPKESLDFYLSRGYDRSDIVGTSFLELQYEQALRGQKAVVENITSRGSVVGTAIEKLGQRGNDLVLTVDMELQIGVEDILRREVEGNRGAYLRDPAAYVVMMDPKTGDIYAMAGYEGNDFDHFGVVNKSFEMGSTIKGATVLAGLHSGVINPNSIIHDAPIRVGGETKRSVATMGNINSTTALERSSNVYMFHIVMRMAGFNYSSQCCWNDLAGSYGDFRSYLNQFGLGVETGIDLPSEGLGVNGGVQQPGNLLDFAIGQFDTYTPLQLAQYVATIANDGYRMKPQLVKEIREPGSSKEELGRVVNQFQPSVMNRVEMSDEHIRHVQRGFRQVIVGSRGTGRALANKPYQLAGKTGTAQVLNNRGNNQTFVAYAPYDDPKVAVAVVVPNMNRNSSATISRNILSGVMDKFFELEERRQSPSVNTPAVDEDEENND is encoded by the coding sequence ATGACAAATCAAAAAAAGAAAAAGAACCATGTCCCAGCGCGGTTAAATTTACTATTCTTTGCGGTATTTATTCTATTCTCTGCTCTTATCCTAAGGTTAGGTGTCGTTCAAATCGTTCAAGGGGAAGATTTTACGAGAGAATTAGAACGGACGAGTAATGTCACTACAAGGATTGATGCTCCAAGAGGCTTAATGTATGACCGTTATGGGAATATCGTAGTTGATAATGAATTAGAATTATCTCTTACGTATACTCAGCCACCGCGTCCATCAGAACGAGAAAAATTAGAAGTCGCTCAAAAATTGTCTCATTTAATTGAATTAGAAACATCTAATATTACAGAACGGGATATGAAAGATTTTTGGATACTGACGAGGCGTGAACAAGCACTAGACAAAGTTAGTGTAGACGAGCGAAAGAGTTTAGACAATTCAGAGGAATATGAATTAACTTTAAAGCGGATTACGGATGAAGACTTCTCTGAAATAACTGAAGAAGAAAAGAAAGTATTAGCAATTAAACGTGAAATGGACCGTGGGTATGCACTTGCGCCACAAAGAATTAAACAAGGAATAACGACAGAAGAAGCTCATTCGATCATTGAGCATCTTGCAGAATTACCAGGTGTTGATATTTTACCAGATGCCACAAGAAAATATGTCTATGAAAATACGTTCAAAAGCTTCTTTGGACGAACAGGGTCGATTCCAAAAGAAAGCTTGGACTTTTATTTATCAAGAGGCTACGACAGGTCTGATATCGTTGGAACGAGTTTTCTTGAGCTTCAGTATGAACAGGCGCTTAGAGGCCAAAAAGCTGTGGTCGAAAATATTACAAGTCGTGGTTCAGTAGTTGGTACAGCAATTGAAAAATTAGGACAAAGAGGAAATGACCTTGTCCTGACGGTGGACATGGAGTTGCAAATAGGAGTTGAGGACATCCTTCGTAGAGAAGTGGAAGGAAATCGTGGGGCCTATTTACGTGATCCGGCTGCTTATGTTGTGATGATGGATCCGAAAACGGGAGACATTTATGCAATGGCTGGTTATGAAGGAAATGATTTTGATCATTTTGGTGTTGTCAATAAGTCTTTTGAGATGGGCTCTACTATCAAAGGAGCTACTGTATTAGCAGGTTTACATTCGGGGGTAATTAATCCTAATTCAATTATACATGATGCACCGATTCGAGTGGGCGGAGAGACGAAGCGTTCTGTCGCTACTATGGGGAATATCAATAGTACTACAGCATTAGAAAGGTCATCGAACGTTTATATGTTTCATATAGTGATGAGAATGGCAGGGTTTAATTATAGTTCGCAATGTTGTTGGAACGACTTAGCTGGATCTTATGGAGATTTTAGAAGTTATTTAAATCAATTCGGCCTTGGAGTTGAAACAGGAATTGATTTACCTTCTGAAGGGTTAGGGGTTAATGGTGGCGTTCAACAACCAGGTAACTTACTTGACTTTGCAATCGGACAGTTCGATACGTATACGCCACTTCAATTAGCTCAATATGTTGCAACGATTGCAAATGATGGATATCGTATGAAACCACAACTTGTAAAAGAAATAAGGGAACCAGGTTCATCAAAAGAAGAACTAGGTCGAGTTGTCAATCAATTTCAACCATCTGTTATGAATCGTGTCGAAATGAGCGATGAACATATTCGACATGTTCAGAGAGGATTTAGGCAAGTTATCGTAGGATCAAGAGGTACAGGTCGAGCTCTTGCCAATAAACCTTATCAACTAGCAGGGAAAACAGGTACCGCCCAGGTTTTAAATAATAGGGGGAATAACCAAACGTTTGTAGCTTATGCTCCTTATGATGATCCGAAAGTGGCTGTTGCTGTTGTTGTACCAAATATGAATAGAAATTCGAGTGCAACAATTTCCAGAAACATACTTAGTGGTGTAATGGATAAATTCTTTGAGTTAGAAGAAAGACGTCAAAGCCCATCGGTAAATACTCCAGCAGTGGATGAAGACGAAGAAAATAATGATTAA
- a CDS encoding MFS transporter codes for MKMLQKLVGDVEVNRDLVLLLTIGGLYALSIALSNTFVNVYLWKQSGEFLDIALYNLSSVVMQPITFILAGRWAKKIDRVIVLRLGVSFLSVFFFTVLFLGENAAQYLILLGSLLGIGFGFYWLAFNVLTFEITEPETRDFFNGFLGLLTSFAGMIGPILAGFIITRMEKLIGYKIIFGISLSLFVIAVITSLFLKRRPASGSFSFLTVLKERKRNDNWRHVLHAHFFQGLREGTFVFVIVVWVYIATGSELAIGTYGLVASAVSFVCYYLATRLMKPSFRKKAILLGGTILYLAIFIIITDLNFTRLIMYAVVISIAYPMLLVPYVSLTYDVIGKGWKAAEMRVEYIVVRELFLNSGRIASVLAFILTITIFNEEHGIPGLFLILGAGHLLIYFFIRKVKIPLNKGGETYSFSRQQKGEGDSGGTSV; via the coding sequence ATGAAAATGTTGCAAAAATTAGTCGGGGATGTGGAAGTAAATCGAGATTTAGTATTGTTATTAACAATAGGTGGATTATATGCACTAAGTATTGCGTTATCCAACACGTTTGTAAATGTTTATCTATGGAAGCAGTCTGGAGAATTTCTTGATATTGCACTTTATAATTTATCATCCGTTGTCATGCAGCCGATTACATTTATTCTTGCTGGAAGGTGGGCAAAAAAAATTGATCGTGTTATCGTGCTGCGGTTAGGAGTTAGCTTCCTATCCGTTTTCTTCTTTACTGTTCTTTTTTTAGGTGAAAATGCAGCACAGTATTTGATTTTATTAGGGTCATTATTAGGAATCGGTTTTGGCTTTTACTGGTTAGCTTTTAATGTCTTAACATTTGAAATTACAGAACCTGAGACTAGAGATTTTTTCAATGGTTTTTTAGGCTTGTTAACGTCTTTTGCTGGGATGATTGGTCCTATTTTAGCAGGGTTTATTATAACAAGAATGGAAAAGCTTATTGGTTATAAAATAATTTTTGGCATATCGTTAAGTTTATTTGTTATTGCAGTTATCACTAGTTTATTTCTCAAGCGAAGACCAGCTTCAGGAAGTTTCTCTTTTCTTACGGTATTAAAAGAGAGAAAGCGAAACGATAATTGGAGGCATGTTCTTCACGCCCATTTTTTTCAAGGGTTAAGAGAAGGGACATTTGTTTTTGTAATAGTTGTATGGGTGTATATTGCTACTGGTAGTGAACTTGCTATAGGTACGTATGGGTTGGTCGCTTCAGCGGTTTCTTTTGTGTGTTATTATTTAGCTACACGTCTCATGAAGCCATCCTTTCGAAAGAAGGCAATTTTGCTTGGTGGTACCATTTTGTACTTAGCGATTTTTATTATTATTACGGATTTAAATTTTACAAGGCTCATAATGTACGCTGTGGTTATTTCAATTGCCTATCCAATGTTACTCGTTCCGTATGTATCTTTAACTTACGATGTGATTGGTAAAGGATGGAAGGCAGCTGAAATGCGTGTAGAATATATTGTCGTTCGTGAATTATTTTTAAATTCAGGGAGGATTGCTTCAGTACTTGCCTTTATATTAACTATTACGATCTTTAATGAAGAACATGGAATACCAGGGCTATTTCTAATTTTAGGTGCAGGTCACTTATTAATTTATTTCTTTATTAGAAAAGTGAAAATCCCTCTTAATAAAGGTGGAGAAACTTATAGTTTCTCTCGCCAACAAAAGGGCGAAGGAGATAGTGGGGGTACGAGTGTTTAA
- a CDS encoding superoxide dismutase: MAKYELPALPYAANALEPHIDEQTMNIHHGKHHNTYVTNLNNALEGQDELSSKSIEDLISNLDAIPENIRTAVRNNGGGHANHSLFWTLLSPNGGGEPTGDLAAAINSKFGSLDSFKEEFAKAGATRFGSGWAWLVVNNGELEVMSTANQDSPIMEGKTPILGLDVWEHAYYLNYQNRRPDYINAFWNVVNWDEVAKLYSQAK; this comes from the coding sequence ATGGCAAAATATGAATTACCTGCATTACCTTATGCTGCAAATGCTTTAGAACCACATATTGATGAGCAAACAATGAATATCCATCATGGAAAACATCACAACACATATGTAACAAACTTAAACAATGCGTTAGAAGGTCAAGATGAGCTATCAAGCAAATCAATTGAAGACCTAATTAGCAACTTAGATGCTATCCCAGAAAATATTCGTACAGCAGTTAGAAACAATGGTGGAGGACATGCTAACCACTCATTATTCTGGACTTTATTAAGCCCGAACGGTGGCGGGGAGCCTACTGGTGACTTAGCAGCAGCTATCAACAGTAAATTCGGAAGCCTTGACAGCTTCAAAGAAGAGTTTGCTAAAGCTGGAGCTACTCGTTTCGGTTCAGGTTGGGCTTGGCTAGTTGTTAACAATGGAGAGCTTGAAGTGATGAGCACTGCTAACCAAGATTCACCAATCATGGAAGGTAAAACTCCAATTCTAGGCTTAGACGTGTGGGAGCATGCGTATTACTTAAATTACCAAAATCGTCGTCCAGACTACATAAATGCATTTTGGAATGTAGTAAACTGGGATGAAGTAGCGAAGCTTTATAGCCAAGCTAAATAA
- a CDS encoding undecaprenyl-diphosphate phosphatase codes for MNWVEALLLGMIQGISEFLPISSSAHLVIAEKILGIQISTSNLTFEVILHAASLLAVICFFWRDLLDIIKDFLSYLLTKDQKAQANYRFAWLIVGATLITMGVGKGIEGIIGTNMTHSSTIGASLIVTGLFLILIEHGINVGTRTVKDMNWKDCIIIGFGQALAVIPGISRAGSTLIVSLWCGLDKKTAVRYSFLLSIPVILGITILKIPELTTETFSGIGFELAIACIASFIFAIIGIKWLIQMLNQAKLTYFAIYCIALGAITWIFLKDIQI; via the coding sequence TTGAACTGGGTTGAAGCATTATTATTAGGGATGATCCAAGGGATATCTGAGTTTCTTCCTATCTCTAGTTCTGCACATTTAGTAATCGCTGAGAAGATATTAGGAATTCAAATTTCTACGAGTAATTTAACATTCGAAGTCATTCTTCACGCAGCATCTTTACTAGCGGTTATCTGTTTTTTTTGGAGAGATCTATTGGATATTATTAAAGACTTTTTATCATACCTCTTAACAAAGGATCAGAAAGCGCAGGCAAACTATCGATTTGCATGGTTAATCGTAGGTGCGACTTTAATTACGATGGGAGTCGGAAAGGGAATTGAAGGGATAATAGGAACGAACATGACTCATTCCTCAACTATCGGTGCATCACTAATTGTAACTGGACTCTTTTTAATCCTAATTGAACATGGAATTAATGTTGGAACACGAACGGTAAAAGATATGAATTGGAAAGATTGCATTATAATCGGCTTTGGTCAAGCCCTCGCTGTTATACCAGGAATTTCAAGGGCAGGTAGTACATTAATCGTGTCCCTCTGGTGTGGTTTGGATAAAAAAACAGCTGTTCGATACTCATTTCTGTTATCAATTCCGGTTATTTTAGGAATTACCATTTTAAAAATTCCTGAATTAACTACAGAGACATTTTCAGGGATAGGTTTTGAACTCGCAATCGCCTGTATCGCCTCATTTATTTTTGCAATTATAGGAATTAAGTGGCTCATCCAAATGTTAAATCAAGCGAAACTCACATACTTTGCAATTTATTGTATTGCCTTAGGCGCAATCACGTGGATATTCCTAAAAGATATCCAAATATAA
- a CDS encoding DUF1189 domain-containing protein — translation MNIFKQLIRSLYSPKDIAIFRFQGIGKTIFYVFLLMAIISIPNAVSISTTTYQGVNYLATSLQEEIPDFALQNGVLTSDFSSPYIDGDESNFFILDSTGELTVNDIYQYDNGLALLEREAVIMTDGIAETIRYRDFGNLNLTKAEISSLVTSIADVLPIILSIILLLLYIFITALKFIGITVLALIGLVFKNKAGLNLKYRHLWILSAYTVTLPTAFFALTESFGIFIPFSMFFYWAIAIFMLYRVLQYVPKPTPRNSADISSPPTTE, via the coding sequence ATGAACATTTTCAAACAGCTTATAAGAAGTTTATATTCACCTAAAGATATTGCCATATTTCGTTTTCAAGGCATCGGTAAAACGATATTTTATGTGTTTTTACTAATGGCTATTATTTCAATACCGAACGCAGTTAGCATATCTACGACTACTTACCAAGGAGTTAATTATTTAGCTACATCGTTACAAGAAGAAATTCCCGATTTTGCTTTACAAAACGGTGTTCTAACTTCAGATTTTTCATCTCCTTACATAGACGGAGATGAAAGTAATTTCTTCATTCTCGATTCGACTGGTGAGCTGACTGTTAATGATATTTATCAATACGATAATGGCTTAGCTCTACTTGAACGTGAAGCAGTAATAATGACTGACGGTATCGCGGAAACTATTCGATATCGTGATTTCGGTAACTTGAACCTAACGAAAGCGGAAATAAGCAGTTTAGTTACTAGTATTGCTGATGTCCTTCCTATCATTTTAAGCATTATATTATTATTATTGTACATTTTCATTACGGCTCTAAAATTTATTGGAATTACAGTATTAGCATTAATTGGATTAGTATTTAAGAATAAAGCGGGACTGAACCTAAAATATCGACACTTATGGATATTATCGGCCTATACCGTTACATTACCAACAGCCTTCTTTGCATTAACAGAATCGTTCGGTATCTTTATTCCATTTTCAATGTTCTTTTACTGGGCTATTGCTATATTCATGTTATACCGTGTGCTGCAATATGTTCCTAAACCAACCCCACGAAATAGTGCCGACATCTCCTCCCCTCCAACAACTGAGTAA
- a CDS encoding methyl-accepting chemotaxis protein has protein sequence MKKKKREKLKDIQKKEPFLQKFSLRTRLLIIFLTVIVISTGLIGLISYHQAKELIIVTNENRLKREIKVVKEMAEYLKLSYISDEERFNKQFEYGVRGQAVELIQEGLNGDFFTIDDTGTVSPFNVSRHTTIVFPEQVIEEILDQGNGLIYTTINDFEYALAFDFVQDIRKTVIIVVPSNNYLHKIYQLGRFIQYAVVVSIMVGSIIIFFVVRTITLPLTALRAVMRKVRTGDLSQSLNHKTTTPEIVSLIKSYNQMIEQMNTMIDGVKKTTDRLFQRSSDLDHSSNIVQDTNSQLLEAIRVVGQGAEQTAVSSDENTMTFQKMKQNITHAIQQVEVVNISSKEMNDHAQIGKQQIGDMLLSMEELHGEFIAIHETISKVKEESQEISGIVELIKQISEQTKLLALNATIEAARAGEAGKGFAIVATEVRRLAEQATTATVKITKAIQSMNFTSENAANEFNSILQKVDKHTDVAHHSNEVFHFLLTKILDTNVKLNEMKQGLASLGEVLPDMEKASVSFTSISQETLASTEEMTAISNQQLLQSKENYTISKELYQTSKSLQELTSGFQVKKNKEK, from the coding sequence TTGAAGAAAAAGAAGAGAGAAAAGTTAAAAGATATCCAAAAAAAAGAGCCATTTTTACAGAAATTTTCGTTACGTACACGATTATTAATTATTTTTTTAACAGTTATTGTTATTTCAACAGGATTAATTGGGCTAATTAGTTATCACCAAGCAAAAGAACTTATCATCGTGACAAATGAAAACAGGTTGAAAAGGGAGATAAAAGTTGTAAAAGAAATGGCAGAGTACTTGAAGCTGTCTTATATTTCTGATGAAGAGCGTTTTAACAAACAGTTTGAGTATGGTGTAAGAGGTCAAGCTGTGGAATTAATTCAAGAAGGGTTGAATGGTGACTTCTTTACGATAGATGATACTGGCACGGTATCACCGTTTAATGTCAGTCGTCATACGACCATTGTTTTTCCTGAACAAGTAATAGAAGAAATACTTGATCAAGGAAATGGGTTAATTTATACGACTATAAATGATTTTGAATATGCATTAGCTTTTGATTTTGTGCAGGATATTCGAAAAACTGTAATCATTGTAGTACCAAGCAATAACTATTTACATAAAATCTATCAATTGGGGAGATTTATTCAATATGCAGTGGTTGTTAGTATTATGGTTGGTTCCATTATAATTTTTTTCGTTGTTCGTACTATTACCCTTCCGTTAACCGCTCTTCGTGCTGTGATGAGGAAAGTAAGAACGGGCGATTTAAGTCAAAGTCTAAACCATAAAACAACTACACCAGAAATTGTTTCTTTAATAAAAAGTTATAACCAAATGATTGAACAAATGAATACAATGATTGATGGAGTGAAAAAGACCACTGATAGGCTCTTTCAGCGAAGTAGTGACCTTGATCATTCTTCTAATATTGTGCAAGATACAAACAGTCAGTTATTAGAAGCTATTCGTGTAGTCGGTCAAGGTGCTGAGCAAACTGCAGTTAGTTCGGATGAAAATACCATGACTTTTCAAAAAATGAAACAAAATATTACACATGCAATACAACAAGTAGAAGTTGTTAATATTAGTTCAAAGGAAATGAATGATCATGCCCAGATAGGAAAGCAACAGATTGGTGATATGTTATTATCTATGGAAGAGTTACATGGTGAATTTATTGCTATTCATGAAACCATTTCAAAAGTTAAAGAAGAATCGCAAGAGATTAGCGGAATTGTTGAACTAATAAAACAAATATCGGAGCAGACAAAACTTCTTGCCTTAAATGCAACAATAGAAGCAGCGAGAGCAGGGGAAGCAGGAAAAGGATTTGCAATTGTTGCTACAGAAGTGAGGAGACTTGCTGAACAAGCAACAACTGCAACTGTTAAAATTACTAAAGCGATACAGTCGATGAATTTCACTTCCGAAAATGCAGCCAATGAGTTTAATTCGATTTTACAAAAAGTAGATAAGCATACGGATGTAGCCCATCATTCAAATGAAGTCTTTCATTTTTTATTAACAAAGATTTTAGATACTAATGTAAAACTAAACGAAATGAAGCAGGGGTTAGCATCACTTGGTGAAGTATTGCCAGACATGGAGAAAGCTTCGGTAAGTTTTACGAGTATATCCCAAGAAACCCTTGCAAGTACAGAAGAAATGACAGCGATTTCTAATCAACAATTGTTACAGTCAAAGGAAAACTACACAATATCAAAAGAATTATACCAAACTTCAAAAAGTCTTCAGGAATTAACTTCGGGTTTTCAAGTAAAAAAAAATAAAGAAAAATAA
- a CDS encoding NfeD family protein → MDILNIASMGFLVVFLGTLFLFGELLVKSKGIFGILGIGIMAVYFSHHLGGGETGIWVILLYITGLVLIVVDGKVISDGTIALLGIVLMILGLAVPAPSFVYGALVAMGLVLGAAASLLFLKVFPSRKLWSKMTLRDRLTGELGYNSINDNYKDLVGKRGKAVTPFRPIGTIEVEGKQYSATSENNWLTEGTMIEVISVDGTRIVVKKVESE, encoded by the coding sequence ATGGATATACTTAATATTGCTAGTATGGGCTTTCTCGTTGTTTTTTTAGGGACTCTGTTCTTATTTGGTGAACTGCTTGTAAAGTCCAAAGGTATTTTCGGTATTCTAGGTATTGGTATTATGGCTGTTTATTTTTCACATCATTTAGGTGGTGGTGAAACAGGAATTTGGGTCATCTTATTGTACATTACTGGTCTTGTATTAATTGTAGTCGATGGAAAAGTCATCAGTGACGGAACCATTGCGCTTCTTGGGATCGTATTAATGATATTAGGATTAGCTGTTCCTGCACCGAGCTTTGTATACGGGGCGTTAGTGGCAATGGGCTTAGTTCTTGGTGCTGCTGCTTCGCTACTTTTTCTTAAAGTATTTCCATCTCGAAAACTATGGTCAAAAATGACGTTAAGAGATCGATTAACTGGGGAACTTGGATATAATTCAATTAATGATAATTATAAAGATTTGGTAGGAAAAAGAGGGAAAGCGGTTACTCCTTTTCGTCCTATTGGAACGATTGAAGTAGAAGGAAAGCAATATAGTGCAACAAGTGAAAATAATTGGTTAACAGAAGGTACGATGATTGAAGTTATTTCAGTGGACGGTACTCGAATTGTCGTAAAAAAAGTAGAAAGTGAATAA